The Streptococcus downei MFe28 DNA window CAATTTATAATATCAATTTAGGAATTGGCTGGGCCTCCAGCGGGGTTGAGTATGCCCAGGCCTACCGCTCCAAAGTCTTTAAAAATCTTGGACTGGATGCCAAGTTTGTCTTTACCGATTTTTTCAGCCAGGATAATATCGTTGACATGACCCGCAATGTCGGTTTTAGTGATGACCAGATTATCTGGCTCTATAGTTACTTTACCGACCAAGAGCCAGCACCGACCACCCTGACCGAAAGCGACCTCAAGGCTCAGTTTACCAGAGAAATTACCAAGGTTGACCGTGAAGACAAGCTGGTTCGTTTCTATTTTGGCAATCGCGATTTTGCCACGGCCTATTATTGTCGCCACAGCAAGGAAATCATCCATCGAATTGAATTCGTTTCCAATGGGAATCTGGTTCGCAAGGATTTCTACAATAATGGCAAGACCTTGTCCTTTACAGAATTTTACGCCCCCAAGGATAATGCGGCCAAGCTCTACAAGCGGACCTTTTACAATCTCAACGGTAGTGTGGCCTATGATGAGATTACCGATGGGGACCAGCCTTTCTATCGCTTTCCCAATCGGATTCTCTACTCCAAGGAAGAATTGGTCGCCTACTTTATGGAAAAATTGGCCCTGAGCGCTGATGACTTGGTCCTTCTTGACCGCTCAACCGGTATCGGACAAGCAGTCTTTCGTCAGGTTAAGCCAGCCAAGCTGGGCGTGGTGGTTCATGCCGAGCACTATAGTGAAAATGGCACCAATGCCAACTCGGTCCTTTGGAATAACTACTATGACTTCCAGTTTACCAATGCTGATAGTGTCGATGTCTTTATCGTGGCTACTGACCGCCAAAAAGAAATCCTCAGTCAACAGTTCCTGATTTATAAGCATCAGGAGCCTAGGATTGTTACTATTCCGGTCGGTTCTCTTGATGAAATCAAGGAGCCTAAGAGTCCACGGATTCCTTTCTCGGTCATGACAGCCTCTCGTTTGGCTACCGAAAAACATGTTGACTGGCTGATTGAAGCTGTCGTTGAAGCCCATGAAGTGGTACCAGATATTAACTTTGACATTTATGGTTCTGGTAGTGAAGAAGCCAAGTTGCGGCAAATCATTGAAGAAAAGGGGGCCAAGGACTATATCCAGCTTCTGGGTCACCAGGATTTGAGCCACACCTATATGCACCACGAGGTCTATCTCTCGGGCTCCAAGAGTGAAGGTTTTGGCCTGACCCTGATGGAGGCTATTGGTTCCGGTCTTCCTCTGATTGGCTTTGATGCCCGCTACGGTAATCAGAACTTTATTAAGGACGAAGAAAATGGCTACC harbors:
- the gtfA gene encoding accessory Sec system glycosyltransferase GtfA, which codes for MTIYNINLGIGWASSGVEYAQAYRSKVFKNLGLDAKFVFTDFFSQDNIVDMTRNVGFSDDQIIWLYSYFTDQEPAPTTLTESDLKAQFTREITKVDREDKLVRFYFGNRDFATAYYCRHSKEIIHRIEFVSNGNLVRKDFYNNGKTLSFTEFYAPKDNAAKLYKRTFYNLNGSVAYDEITDGDQPFYRFPNRILYSKEELVAYFMEKLALSADDLVLLDRSTGIGQAVFRQVKPAKLGVVVHAEHYSENGTNANSVLWNNYYDFQFTNADSVDVFIVATDRQKEILSQQFLIYKHQEPRIVTIPVGSLDEIKEPKSPRIPFSVMTASRLATEKHVDWLIEAVVEAHEVVPDINFDIYGSGSEEAKLRQIIEEKGAKDYIQLLGHQDLSHTYMHHEVYLSGSKSEGFGLTLMEAIGSGLPLIGFDARYGNQNFIKDEENGYLIPISELDTDQEIVESLSTKIVQIFTLANLDSMHRVSYDLAKNYLTDKVEAKWQQLIADLIQPQPSALDKSQTAEASQSQDKDQKDETDPTKEKELEQ